A single genomic interval of Fusarium verticillioides 7600 chromosome 8, whole genome shotgun sequence harbors:
- a CDS encoding endoglucanase has protein sequence MPSFTSKTLLAAVAGAMGVAAHGHVSSINVAGAVYDGFDASSAPFDQNPKTLIAWSTTASDNGFVAPDAFGTGDIICHRDAKNAKGHAKVKAGDQIYIKWDTWPESHKGPVIDMLASCGSAGCESVDKETLKFFKIDEAGLVKSGNPGTYASDELIANDNGWLIEIPENIKPGSYVLRHEIIALHAAGQENGAQNYPQCFNLEISGSGSELPEGTLGTELYKSTEKGIVFDLYNNPTSYPIPGPAMTIKSPKVTQGKLAEKSKGTPTTGSGSDSGSGSAAPETPAQTEAPAAGTSAAAPVATSAAAEEPSAPVETSPAAQEPATPVQTEAPAATKPAKTGCKAKRGMKARRHARDLMN, from the coding sequence atgccttcTTTCACCTCCAAGACTCTTCTCGCCGCCGTTGCCGGTGCCATGGGCGTTGCTGCTCACGGTCACGTTTCCTCCATCAACGTCGCTGGCGCCGTCTACGACGGTTTCGATGCTAGCTCTGCTCCTTTCGACCAGAACCCCAAGACCCTTATCGCCTGGTCCACCACTGCCTCCGACAACGGTTTCGTCGCCCCTGATGCCTTCGGCACCGGCGACATCATCTGCCACCGCGATGCTAAGAACGCCAAGGGCCacgccaaggtcaaggcagGCGATCAGATCTACATCAAATGGGATACGTGGCCAGAGAGCCACAAAGGCCCCGTCATTGACATGTTGGCCTCTTGCGGTTCCGCTGGTTGTGAGTCCGTTGACAAGGAGaccctcaagttcttcaagatcgacgaggctggtcttgtcaaGTCCGGTAACCCCGGTACTTACGCCTCTGACGAGCTGATTGCCAACGACAACGGCTGGCTCATCGAGATCcccgagaacatcaagccCGGTTCTTACGTTCTCCGTCACGAGATCATTGCTCTCCACGCCGCTGGCCAGGAGAATGGTGCTCAGAACTACCCTCAGTGcttcaacctcgagatcTCTGGTTCTGGCTCTGAGCTCCCTGAGGGCACCCTCGGAACTGAGCTGTACAAGTCCACCGAGAAGGGCATCGTCTTCGATCTTTACAACAACCCTACCAGCTACCCCATCCCTGGCCCTGCCATGACCATTAAGTCCCCCAAGGTTACCCAGGGCAAGCTCGCTGAGAAGTCCAAGGGTACCCCCAccactggctctggctctgactccggctccggctctGCCGCCCCTGAGACGCCAGCTCAGACTGAGGCTCCCGCCGCTGGTACCTCCGCTGCCGCCCCTGTTGCTACTTCCGCTGCCGCTGAGGAGCCCTCTGCCCCCGTTGAGACCTCCCCTGCTGCCCAGGAGCCTGCCACTCCTGTCCAGACTGAGGCTCCTGCCGCTAccaagcctgccaagacTGGCTGCAAGGCCAAGCGTGGCATGAAGGCCCGCCGTCACGCTCGCGACCTCATGAACTAA